In one Mucilaginibacter sp. PAMB04168 genomic region, the following are encoded:
- a CDS encoding ATP-binding protein — MPQLKADTPNFCIILLIALVNFTSSCTQPSQHTGANISQELRQADSLMAAQKRHESINLLIRIRKKITPTDPSISDYYSLLSECETALLLKNRYADSALAFFSSEVRKQQYPKKYYKALLAKGESSIFLKQYDAGLRYYYTARHIAAVGDCENGYLSTKIANIYYKQESYKLAARYWAESAQLLKKCDDKVSLQRAFYTQQSALNGSAISYEKAGYPDSALIYYQKDLALINDAERRHIDVNAARVVVYDNLGGLNLKQGNLKEAARYLNACIATPLKETDGIKIPPYVKLAKLYTQTGEYKKASAAFEQARLRFNVYGKQNPDGVIIWHKLYAEYLYKQGKLAQAYAYQSKFIRLKDLLDTSSSGLLRLDVSRELHSLYQQQAMRNLSHKDRVRKLFLIGTTVIVVLSLIIIFLIYRNLKRREKAHRETEEHNRQLEQALAELERVNKNYIRIMRVMAHDLRNPLSGMTGLAAMLLGEDEFSEENRHMLGLIESTGMHTMEMINELLKTGLADENEKIIVQLLDVRSLLFDSVELLQFKALEKQQRIVFESDETPIMANVNHEKLWRVFNNLIVNAIKFSHEGSSIKVGINHKHKDILVYFADNGIGIAEKDKDSIFEMFTPAKRVGTSGEQPFGLGLSISKRIIEKHGGKIWFESTPGNGTTFFISLPPAK; from the coding sequence ATGCCGCAACTGAAAGCCGATACCCCAAATTTTTGCATTATACTGCTTATTGCACTGGTCAATTTTACCAGCTCATGTACACAGCCCAGCCAGCATACCGGCGCCAACATTAGCCAGGAGCTACGCCAGGCCGATAGCCTGATGGCAGCTCAAAAACGACACGAAAGTATAAACCTGCTCATCAGGATACGAAAAAAAATCACGCCTACCGATCCTTCTATAAGTGATTATTACAGCTTATTATCGGAGTGCGAAACAGCCCTTTTACTTAAGAATAGATATGCTGATAGCGCGCTTGCCTTTTTCAGTTCAGAGGTACGGAAACAGCAATATCCTAAAAAGTATTACAAAGCCTTATTGGCTAAAGGCGAATCGAGTATTTTCCTTAAACAATATGATGCAGGACTTAGATACTATTATACCGCCAGGCACATCGCTGCCGTAGGCGATTGTGAAAATGGTTACTTATCTACTAAAATAGCTAATATTTATTATAAGCAAGAAAGCTATAAGCTCGCAGCGCGCTACTGGGCTGAAAGCGCCCAGCTACTGAAAAAATGCGATGACAAAGTTTCATTGCAAAGGGCGTTTTACACGCAACAAAGTGCATTGAATGGCTCGGCTATATCTTATGAAAAAGCTGGGTATCCGGATAGCGCTTTAATATATTATCAAAAGGATTTGGCACTGATTAATGATGCAGAACGCCGCCATATTGATGTAAATGCCGCCCGAGTAGTAGTATATGATAACCTGGGCGGCTTAAATTTAAAACAAGGCAATTTAAAAGAAGCTGCCCGATACTTGAATGCCTGCATTGCCACCCCCTTAAAAGAAACCGATGGTATAAAAATACCACCTTATGTAAAACTTGCCAAGCTTTATACGCAAACAGGCGAGTATAAAAAAGCCTCGGCGGCTTTTGAGCAAGCCCGCCTAAGGTTTAATGTATACGGTAAACAAAACCCCGATGGTGTAATTATATGGCACAAACTATACGCTGAGTATCTTTATAAACAGGGCAAACTGGCTCAGGCTTATGCTTATCAAAGTAAATTCATCCGGTTAAAGGATTTGCTGGATACCAGTTCGTCAGGTTTATTAAGACTCGATGTAAGCCGCGAACTTCACTCGTTGTACCAGCAACAGGCCATGCGCAATCTGTCGCATAAAGATAGAGTGAGAAAGCTTTTTCTTATTGGCACAACAGTTATTGTTGTGCTATCCCTTATTATCATTTTCCTTATTTATCGCAACCTTAAGCGCCGGGAAAAGGCTCATCGCGAAACAGAAGAACACAACCGGCAACTGGAGCAAGCACTGGCCGAGTTGGAGCGGGTGAACAAAAACTACATTCGTATCATGCGGGTTATGGCTCATGATCTGCGCAATCCGCTTTCGGGGATGACTGGCCTTGCCGCTATGCTATTGGGCGAAGATGAGTTCTCTGAAGAGAACCGCCACATGCTGGGCTTAATTGAGAGCACGGGGATGCATACCATGGAAATGATTAACGAATTGCTGAAGACGGGACTGGCAGATGAAAACGAAAAAATCATTGTTCAATTACTTGATGTAAGGTCGTTACTATTCGATTCTGTTGAACTATTACAGTTCAAGGCCTTGGAAAAACAGCAACGCATCGTTTTTGAAAGCGATGAAACTCCAATTATGGCCAACGTTAACCACGAAAAGCTTTGGCGTGTTTTTAATAACCTCATTGTAAATGCAATTAAATTTAGTCACGAAGGAAGCAGCATTAAGGTTGGCATAAACCATAAACATAAAGACATACTGGTATATTTTGCCGACAATGGCATTGGCATAGCCGAAAAAGACAAGGATAGCATATTTGAAATGTTTACCCCTGCCAAAAGAGTGGGTACCAGCGGCGAGCAACCCTTTGGACTGGGTCTCTCTATTTCAAAACGCATTATAGAAAAGCATGGCGGCAAGATTTGGTTTGAGAGCACACCGGGTAATGGCACTACCTTTTTCATCTCGCTGCCGCCAGCAAAATAA
- a CDS encoding membrane bound O-acyl transferase family-domain-containing protein: protein MNTILFNLCCFCLTNIAITLIGYLIFKNRLVWPAWSILIVSISLVSIIFWHSDPVIKMLTIIATTFNGMKVVAATADSKRKLIGLSFMQWCKFAAGWAGMRAQPFEITNNKPLPGAWPMVSFGISRLAAGLGLIFLVRLIFKLPINADVKFAITSILLLIGLSLVLHFGLLSISAGMWRLSGINTYFLFKQPAKATSLTEFWSKRWNLAFSEMTSLTLFRPLKNEIGVSPALLIAFAFSGLLHELALSAPVNTGYGSPMLYFLLQGLLVMLEKSAVLQRSKLLKQQVAARVWTFFWLAVPAPLLFHTQFIKHVVWPLCSITPVF, encoded by the coding sequence ATGAATACTATTCTATTCAATCTGTGCTGCTTTTGCCTAACTAATATTGCCATTACACTTATTGGCTATTTGATATTTAAAAACCGGTTGGTTTGGCCTGCTTGGTCCATTTTAATAGTTAGCATTAGCTTGGTTAGTATTATTTTTTGGCACAGCGATCCTGTTATAAAAATGCTTACCATTATAGCTACCACCTTTAACGGCATGAAAGTAGTAGCTGCCACGGCCGACTCCAAACGCAAGCTTATTGGTTTAAGCTTTATGCAATGGTGCAAATTTGCGGCGGGTTGGGCAGGCATGCGTGCACAGCCGTTTGAAATCACCAACAACAAGCCTCTACCCGGCGCATGGCCCATGGTATCTTTTGGTATAAGCCGGTTAGCAGCCGGGTTAGGGTTAATTTTTTTAGTACGCCTAATATTTAAACTACCCATTAATGCAGATGTAAAATTTGCAATTACAAGTATTTTGTTACTTATTGGCCTGAGCCTGGTGTTACACTTTGGCCTGCTCAGTATAAGCGCCGGCATGTGGCGCTTAAGCGGTATTAATACTTACTTTTTGTTTAAACAACCGGCTAAGGCAACCAGCCTCACCGAGTTTTGGAGCAAACGCTGGAATCTTGCCTTCAGTGAAATGACTTCCCTTACCCTGTTCCGCCCACTTAAAAATGAGATAGGCGTAAGCCCTGCCCTGCTTATTGCTTTTGCCTTTTCGGGCCTGTTGCATGAGCTGGCGCTAAGTGCCCCCGTAAATACTGGGTACGGTTCACCAATGTTATACTTTTTACTGCAAGGGCTGCTGGTAATGCTCGAAAAATCAGCAGTGTTGCAGCGGAGCAAATTGCTAAAACAACAGGTGGCTGCCCGGGTATGGACTTTCTTTTGGTTAGCGGTGCCGGCGCCGTTGCTGTTTCATACCCAGTTTATTAAACATGTAGTTTGGCCGTTATGCAGTATTACACCTGTTTTTTAG
- a CDS encoding ATP-binding protein — translation MINNLPIPANEMERLKALAELDLDYTELSDNLKSLSKLAAKVAGTDISMVNLIDSFTQWTVANHGLEIDQMERSDSVCQYTIAQEGGFEVKDLSADARFMEKFYVTGDPNLRYYYGVPLRADNGTNLGALCVMDSQERELSPEKMEMLKIIADEVVNRLKALKVIESMRGKIQEVTESQRRVAHDIRGPLGGIIGLARIISEQGNENTMEEVLEFINLIQKSGHSILELADEILSLEAPAQTNEPKLASDEFNQITLKEKLLKLYMPQAVNKKIQFVVHTNTITQAIPFSKNKLLQIVGNIISNAMKFTPAGGSVTVNLEIEIEAHAHTLLMKVQDTGIGMSIAQINQILNGQGETTAGTSGEQGYGFGLALVKHLVDGLKGSLQIESQAGQGTTFVVKLPQTAAKKQV, via the coding sequence ATGATTAATAACTTGCCGATCCCTGCCAATGAGATGGAGAGACTTAAGGCTTTGGCTGAATTGGATTTAGATTACACCGAACTATCTGATAACTTAAAAAGCCTGAGCAAATTGGCGGCTAAAGTGGCCGGAACAGATATATCCATGGTGAACTTGATTGATTCGTTTACGCAATGGACGGTAGCTAACCATGGTTTAGAGATTGACCAGATGGAAAGAAGCGATTCGGTTTGCCAATATACTATTGCGCAGGAAGGTGGTTTTGAGGTTAAGGACCTCTCAGCCGATGCGCGTTTCATGGAAAAGTTTTATGTTACCGGCGATCCTAATCTGCGGTATTATTACGGTGTTCCGTTACGTGCCGATAACGGCACAAATTTAGGAGCTTTATGCGTAATGGATAGCCAGGAACGTGAGCTGTCGCCTGAGAAGATGGAGATGCTCAAAATTATTGCCGATGAAGTAGTAAACCGATTAAAGGCGCTGAAGGTGATTGAATCCATGCGCGGCAAAATCCAGGAAGTGACAGAAAGCCAGCGCCGGGTAGCACATGATATTCGCGGTCCTTTGGGGGGTATTATCGGTTTAGCACGCATCATAAGCGAGCAGGGCAACGAGAACACCATGGAAGAGGTATTGGAGTTTATTAATCTGATACAAAAAAGCGGGCATTCGATATTAGAGCTTGCTGATGAAATTTTAAGCCTCGAAGCGCCGGCCCAAACCAATGAGCCCAAGCTGGCCAGCGATGAGTTTAACCAGATAACCCTAAAAGAAAAACTGCTTAAACTGTACATGCCCCAGGCGGTAAATAAAAAGATACAGTTTGTGGTACATACTAATACCATTACACAGGCCATACCATTTTCTAAAAATAAGCTGCTGCAAATTGTTGGAAACATCATTTCTAACGCCATGAAATTTACGCCGGCCGGCGGAAGTGTTACGGTTAACCTGGAGATTGAAATAGAAGCACACGCCCATACGCTGTTGATGAAAGTGCAGGATACCGGCATTGGCATGAGCATAGCGCAAATTAACCAGATACTGAACGGACAAGGTGAAACCACTGCAGGTACCAGTGGCGAACAAGGCTACGGTTTTGGCCTGGCTTTAGTGAAGCACCTGGTTGATGGTTTAAAAGGCAGCCTGCAAATTGAATCGCAGGCAGGGCAGGGCACTACTTTTGTAGTTAAGTTGCCGCAAACGGCAGCTAAAAAACAGGTGTAA
- a CDS encoding DUF6298 domain-containing protein, with protein sequence MLKPNLLKISLIALLSLCINVVALAQTTPESIKIDFSYAGYKGGAAAANLVVPTLLTIKPTGNDDTRLLQAAINKLARYPMQKNGFHGALLLSAGNYNVDGQLHITTSGVVIKGSKGTVITATGTSRRALIEIGRSEDPVVTTSIQITDDAPAGSMRFKIADVKALKVGQSIAIKRPSTKAWIAALGMDTIKGVFADLRGLQWREGTRDLIWNRTITSVDHQSNLITIDAPITQALQAKYGGGSIARHKQTPFSNIILEGVTLVSQYGNINPKDEEHAWIGVSVNNAEDVYIKSVTTRHFVGSAFMVAQLGRRVTIDGCAALEPISETGGYRRRNFYVEGQQVLVKNCSSENGMADFATGLCAAGPNVFLDCTTTNSLGASGALESWSAGTLFENVTISRADLFLGYDMQRVQAAGWTAANSIVWNCKANKLIIKGHPLTPNTVVNSGQSLYQSQLTTRGISAAYTFTTPTQHAVPFTAKDIPALKATAVAHRPIALVNGRFVSNNKIIWGGEVNESWWLGHVIPSIALDAGVSITRYVPGKSGRGLTEQLPDMIRKMTTDGMPFYQGGPGLWYDRRRDEHSVTERMDGNVWAAFYEFPWARSGKGKAWDGLSKFDLTHYNPWYFNRIKDFLKLVDQNGFVYYHSLYNTHNVLEIGAHWADYPWRPANNINDTGLPEPPPLEGNNRLHLANQFYSTAYAGLKKLHEAYINHVLDELGGYQNIVFNLGYQFAGPLEFQKFFLRTVAAWEKRNHKQVRLEIGTSKDITDSILNNPEFGPMIDIVDMRYWQYKPDGSIWAPQGGQNLAFRELNAKLLGKGVDTPPATTPQMAYKQVREYRNKFPAKTFIAWHNGVGQIPALMAGAAQVYLQNPAAGQSQGRVKDSTPFDGFVNRYLSETLVRMSPRDGLLKDADNNWCLATKDFSTLLIYSLEGDTINLARTLPSQLYKAVWYNAEKDQVIKANLSTASTINKPDSGQWLLYLTKY encoded by the coding sequence ATGTTAAAACCAAATTTACTGAAGATATCTCTTATCGCGCTGTTGTCTTTGTGCATCAATGTTGTGGCTCTCGCTCAAACAACGCCCGAAAGTATCAAAATCGATTTTTCTTACGCGGGCTATAAAGGCGGAGCTGCCGCTGCGAATTTAGTTGTGCCTACCCTCCTTACTATAAAGCCAACCGGCAATGATGATACCCGATTATTACAAGCGGCCATAAACAAACTTGCCCGGTACCCAATGCAAAAAAATGGTTTTCACGGCGCATTGCTTTTATCGGCGGGCAACTATAACGTTGACGGACAGTTGCACATCACAACATCCGGTGTAGTTATAAAAGGCAGCAAGGGCACCGTTATTACAGCAACCGGTACCAGCAGACGTGCTTTAATTGAAATTGGGCGGAGTGAAGATCCGGTTGTAACTACGTCGATCCAAATTACAGATGATGCACCAGCAGGCAGTATGCGTTTTAAGATAGCCGACGTAAAAGCGTTAAAAGTTGGCCAGAGCATAGCTATAAAGCGCCCATCAACCAAAGCATGGATAGCAGCCTTGGGTATGGATACCATAAAAGGGGTATTTGCCGACCTGCGGGGCCTGCAATGGCGCGAAGGCACACGAGATTTGATTTGGAACAGAACGATCACTTCTGTTGATCATCAAAGCAATTTAATTACTATTGACGCTCCTATAACACAAGCTCTGCAGGCTAAATATGGAGGCGGATCTATAGCCAGGCATAAGCAAACTCCCTTCTCTAACATTATTTTAGAGGGTGTAACGCTGGTTAGTCAATACGGCAATATTAACCCAAAGGATGAGGAGCATGCCTGGATTGGCGTGTCTGTTAATAATGCCGAGGATGTATATATAAAATCGGTTACTACAAGGCATTTTGTTGGCTCTGCATTTATGGTAGCACAGTTGGGACGCCGGGTAACCATAGATGGCTGCGCTGCCCTGGAACCTATATCAGAAACCGGCGGATATCGTCGTCGTAATTTTTATGTTGAAGGACAGCAGGTATTGGTTAAAAACTGTAGTTCGGAAAACGGCATGGCCGATTTTGCTACTGGACTATGTGCTGCGGGGCCAAATGTATTTCTGGATTGCACCACTACAAATTCGCTGGGTGCCAGCGGAGCATTGGAAAGCTGGTCGGCCGGTACCCTGTTCGAAAATGTAACCATCTCCCGTGCTGATCTTTTTTTGGGTTACGATATGCAACGCGTGCAAGCCGCCGGCTGGACTGCGGCCAACTCCATAGTATGGAATTGCAAGGCCAACAAACTTATCATCAAAGGGCATCCTCTTACACCTAACACGGTAGTAAACTCTGGCCAGTCATTGTATCAAAGTCAACTGACAACCAGGGGCATATCGGCTGCTTATACTTTTACAACCCCCACTCAGCACGCGGTACCTTTTACCGCAAAAGATATTCCGGCACTAAAAGCAACAGCAGTTGCCCACCGGCCAATTGCACTGGTGAACGGGCGCTTTGTGAGTAATAACAAAATAATTTGGGGCGGCGAAGTAAATGAGTCGTGGTGGCTGGGTCATGTTATTCCATCCATAGCTTTAGATGCAGGCGTGAGTATAACGCGTTACGTGCCGGGCAAAAGCGGCCGGGGCTTAACTGAGCAGTTGCCCGATATGATTCGCAAAATGACAACTGATGGTATGCCCTTTTACCAGGGAGGACCGGGCTTATGGTACGACCGCCGGCGCGACGAACACTCCGTTACTGAACGCATGGATGGTAATGTTTGGGCGGCTTTTTACGAATTCCCGTGGGCGCGCAGCGGGAAAGGCAAGGCTTGGGATGGTTTAAGCAAATTTGACCTTACCCACTACAATCCCTGGTATTTTAACCGTATTAAAGATTTCCTTAAGTTAGTTGATCAAAACGGCTTTGTTTACTACCATAGCTTGTACAACACCCATAATGTACTCGAAATTGGCGCACACTGGGCCGATTACCCCTGGCGGCCTGCCAACAACATAAACGACACAGGCCTGCCCGAACCACCTCCGCTCGAAGGTAACAATCGCCTGCACCTGGCCAACCAGTTTTACAGTACGGCATATGCAGGTCTTAAAAAGCTTCATGAAGCTTACATTAACCACGTTTTGGATGAGCTGGGCGGATACCAAAATATTGTGTTTAATTTAGGCTATCAGTTTGCAGGGCCACTGGAATTTCAAAAATTCTTTTTACGTACGGTTGCCGCCTGGGAAAAACGTAACCATAAGCAAGTACGGCTCGAGATTGGCACCAGTAAGGATATAACCGATTCTATTTTAAACAATCCGGAGTTTGGCCCTATGATAGATATTGTGGATATGCGCTACTGGCAGTACAAACCCGATGGCAGCATATGGGCGCCGCAAGGCGGACAAAATTTAGCTTTTAGGGAATTGAATGCTAAGTTATTGGGTAAAGGTGTAGATACGCCACCGGCAACCACGCCACAAATGGCTTATAAGCAAGTGCGCGAGTACCGCAATAAATTCCCGGCAAAAACCTTTATAGCTTGGCATAACGGTGTTGGGCAGATACCCGCACTAATGGCTGGTGCTGCACAGGTTTACCTTCAAAACCCGGCGGCAGGTCAAAGTCAGGGGCGTGTTAAAGACAGTACACCTTTTGATGGCTTCGTTAATCGGTATCTTTCAGAAACTTTAGTACGAATGAGTCCTCGTGACGGTTTGTTGAAAGATGCCGACAATAATTGGTGCTTGGCCACCAAAGATTTTAGTACCTTATTAATATACTCGCTTGAGGGCGATACCATTAATTTAGCCCGTACACTACCTTCACAACTATACAAAGCCGTTTGGTATAATGCCGAAAAAGATCAAGTCATCAAAGCAAATTTAAGCACAGCATCCACTATTAACAAGCCCGATAGCGGCCAATGGTTATTGTATTTAACTAAGTACTAA
- a CDS encoding chromate resistance protein ChrB domain-containing protein produces MKWITRERPKIDRIATPWLIMRFIDTEAQIIYVPARDVLKSARELDAIPFDVPDVELSHHNDMCTFDAVLKKYGLKDPALETMAVIIRGADTDGHHLAAQASGLWAISAGLAFNIKEDQELLKAGMVIYDALYSWAKHLQQVKHTQNPVDQVLLDVYHKFLQDDKGKSKVPAWAKELREIIQDQLDINLSLSLKDLSGELNVHPAYLSREFSKYFDNLSFGEYVRKMRIDKAIKLLETTTHSLSDVAYLTGFSDQSHFTRIFKKQTGQSPLLYRKSLLKK; encoded by the coding sequence ATGAAGTGGATTACCAGGGAGCGTCCTAAGATTGACCGTATTGCCACGCCCTGGTTAATTATGCGGTTTATTGACACTGAAGCGCAGATCATCTATGTGCCTGCCCGCGACGTACTTAAAAGCGCCCGTGAACTGGATGCCATACCCTTTGATGTTCCGGATGTAGAGCTTTCCCACCACAATGACATGTGCACATTTGATGCGGTATTGAAAAAATATGGATTGAAAGATCCGGCTCTGGAAACTATGGCCGTCATTATAAGAGGCGCAGATACGGATGGGCATCACCTGGCTGCGCAGGCTTCTGGCTTGTGGGCTATATCGGCCGGGCTGGCTTTTAATATAAAGGAAGATCAGGAACTGCTAAAGGCTGGTATGGTAATTTATGATGCGCTGTACAGTTGGGCAAAACACCTACAACAAGTTAAGCACACGCAAAACCCCGTAGACCAAGTGCTGCTGGATGTTTACCATAAGTTTCTGCAGGATGACAAGGGTAAAAGCAAGGTACCGGCATGGGCAAAAGAGCTAAGGGAAATTATACAGGATCAGCTGGATATTAATTTGAGTTTAAGTTTGAAAGATTTATCTGGGGAATTAAACGTGCATCCGGCTTACCTGTCGCGGGAGTTTTCCAAATACTTTGATAACTTGTCGTTTGGAGAGTATGTGCGCAAAATGCGTATTGATAAAGCTATCAAGCTTTTGGAAACCACCACTCATTCGCTGTCTGATGTAGCCTATCTCACCGGTTTTTCTGACCAAAGCCATTTTACACGCATATTTAAAAAACAGACCGGCCAAAGTCCCTTGTTATACAGAAAATCTTTATTGAAAAAGTAA
- a CDS encoding YhdH/YhfP family quinone oxidoreductase, translating into METSFNALLVSEKDGRFVKEVQKVQLHQLLDNELFIKVSHSCINYKDALSASGNKGVTRKFPHVPGVDAAGVVIRSKSSLFAVGDEVLITGFDLGMNTWGGFGEYISVPASWVLRLPQGLTAQQAMAFGTAGLTAGLSVYELVSKGITPNKGEVVVSGATGGVGSIATAILSKLGYNVAVVSGKREDEYLHNVLGAKRVIGRDEFAEQYNSKAMASPAFAGGVDTVAGPILSGMLKATQYGGTVTCCGMVSSANVDTSIFPFILRGVSLAGIDSVLAPLDLRKHVWQLLATDWKPQNLNSMVENISLNQLAAKLDEVLNGQAKGRYVLVHNE; encoded by the coding sequence ATGGAAACATCATTTAATGCGCTCCTGGTAAGTGAGAAAGACGGTCGCTTTGTAAAAGAAGTTCAGAAAGTACAGTTACACCAGTTGCTTGATAATGAATTGTTTATTAAAGTGAGCCACTCGTGTATCAACTATAAGGATGCGCTCTCTGCATCGGGCAATAAAGGTGTAACCCGTAAGTTTCCGCATGTGCCCGGGGTTGATGCAGCCGGTGTAGTAATCCGTTCAAAGTCAAGTTTATTTGCCGTGGGCGACGAAGTGCTGATAACAGGCTTTGACCTCGGCATGAATACCTGGGGCGGGTTTGGTGAATATATCAGTGTTCCTGCCAGTTGGGTGCTGCGCTTACCGCAGGGCTTAACTGCGCAACAAGCAATGGCATTTGGTACGGCCGGCTTAACAGCCGGCTTGTCTGTTTATGAGCTAGTTAGCAAAGGCATAACACCCAACAAAGGCGAGGTGGTAGTAAGCGGAGCCACAGGTGGCGTAGGTAGCATAGCTACAGCCATCTTATCCAAATTAGGGTATAATGTAGCGGTTGTTTCGGGTAAGCGCGAGGATGAGTACCTGCATAATGTGCTTGGTGCTAAACGCGTTATAGGTCGTGATGAGTTTGCTGAACAATACAACAGTAAAGCTATGGCAAGCCCGGCTTTTGCAGGCGGAGTTGACACCGTGGCCGGCCCTATACTATCGGGCATGCTGAAGGCAACACAGTATGGCGGTACAGTAACCTGCTGTGGCATGGTATCATCAGCCAATGTGGATACCAGTATATTTCCGTTTATACTAAGGGGTGTAAGTCTGGCGGGTATCGACTCGGTTCTGGCACCTCTGGATTTACGTAAGCACGTGTGGCAACTCCTGGCTACCGACTGGAAGCCCCAAAACCTTAACAGCATGGTGGAGAACATCAGCTTGAACCAACTTGCTGCTAAGCTGGATGAAGTGCTTAATGGCCAGGCCAAGGGCCGGTACGTCTTGGTGCACAATGAGTAA
- a CDS encoding helix-turn-helix transcriptional regulator, with protein sequence MSKVETLEDFYQHKFDYLPLNIQNDIGHFNVFRSEDCFKPGAKPITYSRRDYYKIALARGRNRYHYADKSIDVDGSTLIFFNPQVPYTVETLSEIRSGYFCIFSKSFFTDKIRGGLNDLPMYAPGGKPAYILTEQQDEQVSQIFNRMLDEIASDYAFKYDLLRNYVTEITHFALKTQPSENLFQHPDAKSRITAVFTELLERQFPIETPSQRFTMRSAKDFASQLAVHVNHLNRAIKETTGKTTTDLIAERLVSEARSLLRHTDWNVSEIGYCLGFEEPAHFNNFFKKQTQLTPSRFRLTA encoded by the coding sequence ATGAGCAAAGTAGAAACACTGGAAGACTTTTATCAGCATAAATTCGACTACTTACCGTTGAATATTCAGAATGATATAGGCCATTTCAACGTGTTCAGGAGCGAGGATTGCTTTAAGCCCGGCGCTAAACCCATAACTTACAGCCGGCGCGATTATTACAAAATTGCGCTTGCACGGGGCAGAAACCGGTATCACTATGCCGACAAAAGCATCGATGTTGATGGTTCAACGTTAATATTTTTCAATCCGCAAGTGCCTTACACTGTCGAAACGCTTTCTGAGATCAGGTCAGGATACTTTTGCATTTTTTCTAAATCGTTTTTTACCGATAAGATACGGGGCGGACTCAATGATTTGCCCATGTATGCTCCGGGTGGTAAGCCTGCGTATATTTTAACCGAGCAGCAGGACGAGCAGGTAAGCCAGATCTTTAATCGCATGCTGGACGAAATAGCGTCCGACTATGCATTTAAGTATGATCTGCTGCGTAATTATGTTACCGAGATAACACACTTTGCCTTAAAAACGCAACCTTCAGAAAATCTTTTTCAGCACCCGGATGCCAAATCGCGTATTACGGCGGTATTTACCGAGTTGCTGGAGAGGCAGTTTCCTATAGAAACGCCTTCACAAAGGTTTACCATGCGTTCGGCTAAAGATTTTGCCTCGCAGCTGGCTGTGCATGTTAATCACCTTAACCGGGCTATTAAAGAAACCACTGGCAAAACCACTACCGATTTAATAGCAGAACGTTTAGTTTCTGAAGCACGATCACTGCTTCGCCATACCGACTGGAACGTGTCTGAAATTGGTTACTGCCTTGGTTTTGAGGAGCCTGCCCATTTTAATAACTTCTTTAAAAAACAAACCCAACTTACGCCGTCCAGGTTTAGGCTAACGGCCTAA
- a CDS encoding SDR family oxidoreductase, whose translation MKTIKVWFITGASKGFGLSLVKQLLSDGQLVAATSRNIDHLKAAVGSSSGKFLPLEVNLSNELSVSEALEATNEIFGRIDVIVNNAGYGIGGSIEELTDEETRSSFDVNVFGTLNVIRKAMPYLRAQQSGHIINLSSIAGIAPATGWAIYAATKFSVIGLSEVLAEDVRSFGIKVTVVAPGAFRTSFLNPESIVMTKNPIEEYREVRDTHARYLQMDGGQAGDPEKAAAAMIQLAYEENPPLYLLLGSDAYERAMRKLDYLENEFRLNEELTKSMAYHG comes from the coding sequence ATGAAAACAATTAAAGTATGGTTTATAACAGGCGCGTCCAAAGGCTTTGGGCTGAGCCTGGTGAAGCAATTGTTAAGTGACGGTCAGCTGGTGGCGGCCACTTCCAGAAATATTGATCACCTTAAAGCAGCAGTAGGTTCCAGCTCGGGTAAATTCCTCCCTTTGGAGGTTAACCTGAGTAATGAGTTGAGCGTAAGCGAGGCGTTGGAGGCTACTAACGAAATTTTTGGCCGTATCGATGTCATCGTTAATAATGCCGGCTACGGCATAGGTGGCAGCATTGAGGAGCTTACCGATGAGGAGACCCGCTCCAGTTTTGATGTTAACGTGTTTGGTACGCTCAATGTTATTCGTAAGGCCATGCCTTACCTGCGTGCGCAGCAATCAGGCCATATCATTAACCTGTCATCAATAGCAGGTATTGCGCCAGCCACCGGCTGGGCTATTTATGCCGCTACCAAGTTTTCGGTTATTGGCCTTTCTGAAGTACTGGCCGAGGATGTTCGTTCATTTGGTATCAAAGTAACGGTGGTTGCGCCCGGAGCATTCCGTACCAGCTTTTTAAATCCCGAATCTATTGTAATGACTAAGAACCCGATTGAAGAATACCGCGAGGTAAGAGATACACATGCCCGTTACCTGCAAATGGATGGCGGTCAGGCCGGCGATCCGGAGAAAGCTGCAGCTGCCATGATTCAGCTGGCATATGAAGAGAACCCGCCACTATACCTGCTTTTGGGCAGCGATGCTTACGAAAGGGCAATGCGCAAACTCGATTATCTCGAAAATGAGTTTAGGCTCAACGAAGAACTAACTAAATCAATGGCCTATCATGGCTAA